The Borrelia sp. HM sequence ATTTATTGATAAGTATGAAAAAAGAGCTTACGCCTATGATGAGGCAATATTTAGATATTAAAGTCAAATATAGCGATGCTATTCTGTTTTTTAGAGTAGGTAGTTTTTATGAAATGTTTTTTGATGATGCTATTGAGGGAAGTAAGCTTTTAGGTTTAACTCTTACTAAAAAAGATGATGTTCCTATGTGTGGAGTACCTTGTCATGCAAGTAAAGAATATATAAAAAAGTTAATTTTACTTGATAAAAAGGTTGCTATTTGTGAGCAAGGAGTACAATCGGACTCTAAAGGCGGGCCTTTAGAAAGAGAGGTTGTTGAGGTTATAAGTCCTGGAGTTATAGTTGATGAAGATTTTTTACAGGATGATATTAATAATTATTTAGTTGCTATTAGTGATTATAAGGGCTATTGTTCATTTTCTTATATAGATTTGTCAACATCTAAACTTGGAATAATTTTTTATGATGGAAATTTTTTAGCAAAATTAAGACGTGATATTGCAAAGTATTGTCCAAGAGAAATAATAGTTTCAGAGAATTTTTATTATCAATATTTAGATAAGCTTGTTCTTGATCGATTTTTAGTAAATAAAGTGCCTAATTGGCATTTAGATAAAGAAATTGCAATAAGAACATTAAAAAATCATTTTAATGTTCTAAGTTTAAGTGCTCTTGGATTTAAAGAAGACGAGCCTTATTATATTGCATCTTTTTTAGTCATAGATTATATAAAGAACAACTTGAAGAATTTATTGAAAAATATTAATACAATTTATATTAATAATGATTCTTCGTATATGTTTCTTGATGATGTTACTCAAATAAATCTTGAACTTGTTAAGAATAATAATGATCTAAGTGTTAATTATTCTCTTTATTCAGTTTTAAATGAGTGTAAAACTTCAATGGGTAAGAGACTTTTAAGAGAATATATATTAAATCCGCTTATAGACATTGTTGCAATTAATAATAGATTGGATCATGTAGAATTTTTAAACAACAATATTAATTTAAGTATCAAGCTAAGAGATATTCTTGGTAATGTTTGGGATATTGAAAGAATAATCTCAAGACTTCAAATGAAAAAATATGCTAAAAGAGATTTTTTATTTATTCGAGAAGCTTTAATTGTATTTTTTTCGATAAAGGAATTATTTAATGAGTATTCTTTTGATTATTGGATATTTAATATTAAGGATGAGAGTGATCTAGGAGAAATTTACTCTTTAATTAATGATTCTATTTCAGAAGATCGAGATGAAATTATTAAACATGGATATAATTCTAATATTGATCGTTTAAGAGAGCTTAAGAATAATGCAAGCAAATATATTGATGATTATCTTAATTTTGAGAGAAATTTTAGTAAGATTAATAATCTTAAAATTAAGAAAACTAACATTCGAGGTTTGTTTTTTGAGGTTACTAAGAGTTATTACGGACAAGTTCCATCTCATTTTATAGAAAGTCAAACTTTAAATTCTATTAAGAGATATAAAACCAATAAGCTTATTGAACTTGAAAGAGAGATTAATGATGCTGAAGATAATTTATCAATTCTTGAGCAAGAAGTATTTGATAAAATAGCTTTAAAAATTGTAAGGCATAGTATACTTATTAAAAGGCTTGCTGAATTTTATGCATATGTTGATGTAATTTCTAATTTTGCGTATTTAGCTAAGAAGAATGAATATGTAAAACCTACTTTGACTAATAATAAAGAGATTATTCTTGAGCATGCCAGACATCCTGTTGTTGAACATTATATGAAGGGTGTTGGTACTTTTACTAAAAATTCTATAATGATTGACAGCGAAAAATATTTTTGTTTAATTACTGGTCCTAATATGGCAGGTAAGTCAACTTATTTACGTCAGACAGCTTTAGCTGTTTTAATGGGACATATTGGTTCTTTTGTACCTGCTGATAAAGCTATCATAGGAGTTACAGATAAAATTTTTTGTAGGATCGGAGCAAGTGATAATATCTCTAAAGGAGAATCTACATTTTTAGTAGAAATGAATGAGACGGCTAATATTTTAAGAAATGCAACACAAAATAGTTTGATCATTATGGATGAAGTTGGTAGAGGTACTAGTACTAATGATGGACTTGCTATTGCATGTTCAGTTGTTGAATATATTTTAGGATGTATTAAGTCTAGAAGTTTATTTGCAACCCATTTTCATGAACTTTCAGCTATTAATCATAATTCTTTTGTTAATCTTTCGATGAAAATTGAAAAGCAAGGTAATGAGCTTATATTTTTAAGGGAAGTTGAAAAAAAACCTTCTCTTAATTCTTATGGAATTTATGTTGCTCAAATAGCTGGAATACCTTTAAAAGTTATTGAGAGAGCTACTGTTATGCTTAAAAGTTTAACAAGTAGAGATCACTTGTATGTTACAAAATTTTTTACTTCAAATTTTTTTGCTATTAATAATAGTGAAGAAAAAATAGAAGAAGATTTATGTTATAAATCTGATCTTGATTCTTATTTAGAACTAAAAAATATTATTTCTAAGATAGATATAAATAATATTACTCCTTTACAGGCTATGGATTTACTAAGAGAAATAGTCTTAAAAATTGAAGTATAGGTATATTAGATGTGGAATTGGGTTATTGTAAAGAGCATATTTCTTCCTTTTTGTTCGTGTTGTCATAAAGATTATATTTATTTAAATGCTCTTTGTAAGAGTTGCATTGAATTTCTTCATTTTGATATCAAGATGAAAGATACTGATTGGTATTTTTTTGAGTATAAAAATGAATATAAAAGGTTAATCCTTGCTTATAAAAAATATGGACAAAGGTCGCTTGGTAAATTTTTTGCAAATGGGATTTATCAATTTTTAAAAAACATTGATTTTGATTTAGTTGTTAGCGTTCCTTGTAGTTTTAAAAGAAAGATTGTTTATGGTTTTGATCATATGGAATATATTGGGAATTTATTGAGTAATAATGGAATAAATTATATCAATGTTTTTAAGCGAGGCTTAGGTAGGAGTCAAAAATTATTGAGTAGGGATTTGAGATATAGTAATTTAAAAAATAAAGTTAAATTGAAATTGAGATATAGAAATATTAATTTCAAAAAAATTGTGTTGATTGATGATATTGTAACAACAGGAATATCCATGTCTTTGTGTAAAGATATTCTTGTTAAACATGGAGCTTTTAGTGTTTTAAAGTTGTCAATTGCAAGGGCTTAGGGTAATTTTATTATATTGACATTTATTACCATTAATGCTAGCCTTTAAACAGGTTGATTGCTGTATTTAATAAGGTTCTTTTGAAAGGACCTTATTCTTTTTGGGAATGTGATTGGTTAAAACTTTTGATAATAGTGAAATTTACAATTTAATAAAGAGTGTGACAGATCGTTTGGGAATTGAAATTATAGAAGTAAATTTTTTCATGAAAAAAGGTGAGGGTAGGATTCAAATAGTTCTTTATAAAGATCATGAATTTGGGTGTGATACACTTTGTGATTTACATAAAATGATTTTATTGCGCTTACAGTCAGTTATTAGGTATAACTTTAGTTTAGAAATCTCTACACCTGGGATAAATAGGAATATTAAGAGTGATAGGGAGTTCCAAATTTTTGAGGGTAAAAAGATTAAGTTAATGTTAGATAATGATTTTGAGGAAGGTTTGATCTTAAAAGCAGAAGCAGATAGTTTTATTTTTAAGACAGATAACAAAGAAATAAGAGTTCTTTATACTGATATAAAAAAGGCTAAATTATCATGAAGGAGTCGTTGGTATGATAAAGGGTACTGGTCAAATGATTTCCAATATAGCTAATGATAGAGGGATGAGCATAGATGCTATTCGAAAGACAGTGAGGGAATCTATGATTATAGCTTATAAAAAATATTTTGGAACAAGTGAGAATGCTTTAATTAAATTTGATGAAGATACTGGAGATTTAATAGTTTATTCCAAAAAAAAGGTTGTAGATAGTGAAGTTCAAGATGACATACTGGAAATATCGAAAGACGATGCTCAGAAATTTAAAATCATGGAAGATGGATATGTATATGTTGAAATTGATCCTAAGATTTTTGATAGACTTTCAATTCAAGTTGCTAAACAAAGAACCAAGAGTGATTTGCAAGGAATCGAAGATAATGAACTTTATTTAGAGTTTAAACACAAACTGCATAAAATTGTTATTGGTTATGTTCAACAGAATAGAAATGGAGACCTTTATGTTAATCTTGGTAGTACAGATGGTGTTATTCCTAAAAAATATCAATCTCCAAGGGAAGTTTATGGGCTTAATGATAAAGTTAGAGTTCTTGTTTATAGTATAAATAAGGGTAAAAATGGAGTAGAAGTGATTCTGTCAAGAACTCATCCTAAATTCATTGAAGAACTTCTAACTCTTGAAATTCCTGAAATTGAAGAGGGTATTATTAAGATTCATAAAATAGTAAGAGATCCCGGTTATAGGACTAAAGTTGCTGTTTATTCTGAGAAAGATGAGATTGATCCTGTAGGTCCTTGTATTGGGCAAAAAGGTGTTAGGATCCAGTCAATTGTTAAGGAACTTGAAGGAGAAAAAATAGATATTATTCCTTATTCTAAAGACATTAAAGAGTTTATTAAAGATGTTCTAACTCCTGCCAAAATAGATCATGTGTATATTGTTGATGAAGATTTGCATAAGGCTTTAGTAGTTGTTAGTGATGATCAACTTTCTCTTGCAATAGGTAAAATGGGGCAGAATGTTAGACTTGCAAATAGGCTTCTTGATTGGGCAATTGATGTTAAAACTAATAGCCAGTTTGCGGAAATGAAAGCAAGTGGCGAATTTAAACAAGAAACATTTGAAATGTTTGACAAAATTATGGACAATGTTCAGGAAGATGAATTTGAAGAAATAAATAAAATTAGCGATCTTAAAATTCTTGATAATGAGATTGTTGATAAGTTAATTGAATCAGGTTTTGATGATATTGATAATTTTTTAGATGCTAGTGAAGAAAAACTTTTTGAGCTAGGAATAAGTTATGATAAGCAAGAAGAAATAAATAAGATCTTGAAAGAAGGTATGGTAATAATTTCTAATGATGATGGGTCTATTGAAGGAGTTAAAGAAGAAGAAGAATTGCTTTGTCCTGAGTGTGGAGCTGTTATTAATGAAAATATGACTTTTTGTCCAGGTTGTAAGATAGGACTTAGCTTTGAATTTGAAGAGGAGTAGTAGTTTGTCGAAAAATATTGATGATGATCGCAATGAGGATGAAAGAAAAATTAAAGTTGTTAAGTTGCGCAAAAAAATAGTAAAGGTTGTAGCCCATACTGATAGAAATTTAAATAAGTTCAAAAAAGATTCTTTTGAGCCATCAAACTCACTTGGTAATCAAGGATTTAATAGAGGACATTCTTATGGTAATAGGGATAGAGGAGGTGCAAGGCCTTCTTATGCGGATAAAAGTGGGGCAGGTAGTCATTCACAAGGTCATAATAGAGGGCCTTTTAATAAAACCAGTTCCAACAATAGTACTAATACTTATATTAAAGATAATAGAGGACATTCTTATGGCAATAGAGATAGGGGAGGTGCAAGGCCTTCTTATGCGGATAAAAGTGGGGTAGGTAGTCATTCACAAGGTCATAATAGAGGGCCTTTTAATAAAACCAATTCCAACAATAGTAGTGTTGCTACTGGTCAAACATTTAGACGAGTGATAAGAACTAAAGTTGTCTCTAATGTTGCATTGTCGCCTGCTGATTCTGATAGTAAGGGGCTTAATAGAAAGCTTGGTGAAAAGAAAAAGCAACAACAGGAAAGTCAGAAAGGTTACAAGAGGAAAAAGGAAGAAATTGAGAGCAAAACAATAGAACAAAAAGTTTTTGAGCAACTTCAAAAAAAGAAAAAAGACAATCTTGCAAATCCGATTCCTAAATCAATTGATATAATGGGAACTATTACTGTTGCTGAACTTGCAAGAAAAATGAATTTAAAGTCTTCAGATTTAATTGCCAAATTAATGACTTTAGGAGTGATGGCAACTATTAACGAGAAGATTGATTCTGATACTGCTACTATTTTAGTTGAAGAATATGGTTCTAAAGTAAATGTTGTTTCAATATATGATGAAACGGTTATAGAACTAGAAAAAGATAATGAGAGTGATAGGGTTGCAAAACCCCCTATTATTACAATAATGGGACATGTAGATCATGGAAAAACTAGGCTTTTGTCGGTATTACAAAATATTGATATAAATCAAACAGAATATGGAGGAATTACTCAACATATTGGTGCTTATACTATTAATTATAATAACCATGAAATAACATTTTTAGACACGCCAGGGCATGAAGCTTTTACAATGATGAGAAGTAGAGGAGCACAAGTTACAGATATTGTTGTTCTTGTTGTTTCTGCTGTGGATGGAGTGATGCCACAGACTATTGAGGCTATTAATCATGCTAAGGATGCTAAAGTTCCAATTATTGTTGCAATAAATAAGATTGATCTACCAGATTCAAATTTGGACAGAGTTAAGCATCAGCTTTCAGAATATGATTTGGTTCCTGAAGATTGGGGAGGAACTACAATTTTTGTTGCAATTTCAGCTCTTAAAAATATTGGTATTACAGAACTTCTTGATATGATTATTTTGCAGGCTGAAGTAATGTCATTAAAGGCTAATCCAGCCAAAAGGGCTATTGGTAGAATTCTTGATGCTAAAATTGATTTAGGTAGAGGAATAGTTTGTTCTGTTATAATTGAGGATGGGACGCTTTCTGTTGGGGATTCTTTTGTTGGAGGAGTCTATCATGGTAAGGTTAGGGCTTTAGTTAATGAGCGAGGAATATCTGTTAAGAGTGTTGGTCCTGCAAAAGCTATTAGTGTTTTGGGCTTTTCATCAGTTCCTCAGGCTGGTGATCCATTTCAGGTTACAAAAACAGAGAAAGAAGCTAAGTTTATTAGTTCTAAAAGGCAAGATTTTAAAAAATATGAAGATGCTAAAAATGTTAAAAAAGTTACCGTGTCAAATCTTTATGATTCAATTAAAGATGGGGGATTAAAGGAACTTAAGATAATTTTAAAAGCAGATGTTCAAGGTTCTGTTGAGGCTTTAAGGTATTCACTTGAAAAATTAACAAATAATGAGGTTAGGGTTAAAGTTATTCATTCATCAGTAGGGGCAATAACAGAAACTGATATTAGTTTTGCTGCGGCAAGTGAAGCAACTATTATTGGTTTTCATGTGCGACCTACAGCAAAAGCACAATTATTAGCTGATCAAGAAAAGGTAGAAGTTAAAAAATATAATATCATTTATGATGCAATTAATAGTATTAAATCAATTTTAGAGGGTATGTTAGAACCAGATATCGAGCAGCAATTTATTGGATTTGCTGAAGTTCGTGCTGTGATTAGCATTCCTAAGGGTGGAGTAGTGGCTGGATGTTATGTTTCTCAAGGATGCATAAAAAGGGATGCTATAACTAATGTGATGAGAGAAGGATTCCAGATTCATTCAGGTAAAATTTCTTCATTAAAGAGATTTAAAGATGATGTTAAGGAAGTTAATGCTCAATATGAATGTGGAATTATAATTGATAATTATTCTGATATTAAAGAGGGAGATATCATTGAGGCATTTGAGATTAAGAAAGTCAAAAGACGATTTAACTCTTAAGCATTTGCTTTATTGTTTTTATTTATGGAAAGAGAAATAAGAAAATCAAAACTTGAAAGTTTATTAGTTCAAGAGATTGGTAATTTGATAGTAACAAAAGGAATTAAAGATCCTAGGGTACATGAATTTTTAACTGTTGCAAGAGTGGAAGTTTCAAAAGATTTAATAAATGCTAAAGTATTTATTTGTTCTATTAAAGAAGGTGCATCTCTTGATAATGCTATTAAAGCATTAAATAATGCTAAAGGATTCATTCAAAGAGAGATTGTTAAACGTATTAGGGTTAGGAATACTCCAAAATTGAATTTTTTAAGAGATGAT is a genomic window containing:
- the nusA gene encoding transcription termination factor NusA; its protein translation is MIKGTGQMISNIANDRGMSIDAIRKTVRESMIIAYKKYFGTSENALIKFDEDTGDLIVYSKKKVVDSEVQDDILEISKDDAQKFKIMEDGYVYVEIDPKIFDRLSIQVAKQRTKSDLQGIEDNELYLEFKHKLHKIVIGYVQQNRNGDLYVNLGSTDGVIPKKYQSPREVYGLNDKVRVLVYSINKGKNGVEVILSRTHPKFIEELLTLEIPEIEEGIIKIHKIVRDPGYRTKVAVYSEKDEIDPVGPCIGQKGVRIQSIVKELEGEKIDIIPYSKDIKEFIKDVLTPAKIDHVYIVDEDLHKALVVVSDDQLSLAIGKMGQNVRLANRLLDWAIDVKTNSQFAEMKASGEFKQETFEMFDKIMDNVQEDEFEEINKISDLKILDNEIVDKLIESGFDDIDNFLDASEEKLFELGISYDKQEEINKILKEGMVIISNDDGSIEGVKEEEELLCPECGAVINENMTFCPGCKIGLSFEFEEE
- a CDS encoding amidophosphoribosyltransferase; this translates as MWNWVIVKSIFLPFCSCCHKDYIYLNALCKSCIEFLHFDIKMKDTDWYFFEYKNEYKRLILAYKKYGQRSLGKFFANGIYQFLKNIDFDLVVSVPCSFKRKIVYGFDHMEYIGNLLSNNGINYINVFKRGLGRSQKLLSRDLRYSNLKNKVKLKLRYRNINFKKIVLIDDIVTTGISMSLCKDILVKHGAFSVLKLSIARA
- the infB gene encoding translation initiation factor IF-2 encodes the protein MSKNIDDDRNEDERKIKVVKLRKKIVKVVAHTDRNLNKFKKDSFEPSNSLGNQGFNRGHSYGNRDRGGARPSYADKSGAGSHSQGHNRGPFNKTSSNNSTNTYIKDNRGHSYGNRDRGGARPSYADKSGVGSHSQGHNRGPFNKTNSNNSSVATGQTFRRVIRTKVVSNVALSPADSDSKGLNRKLGEKKKQQQESQKGYKRKKEEIESKTIEQKVFEQLQKKKKDNLANPIPKSIDIMGTITVAELARKMNLKSSDLIAKLMTLGVMATINEKIDSDTATILVEEYGSKVNVVSIYDETVIELEKDNESDRVAKPPIITIMGHVDHGKTRLLSVLQNIDINQTEYGGITQHIGAYTINYNNHEITFLDTPGHEAFTMMRSRGAQVTDIVVLVVSAVDGVMPQTIEAINHAKDAKVPIIVAINKIDLPDSNLDRVKHQLSEYDLVPEDWGGTTIFVAISALKNIGITELLDMIILQAEVMSLKANPAKRAIGRILDAKIDLGRGIVCSVIIEDGTLSVGDSFVGGVYHGKVRALVNERGISVKSVGPAKAISVLGFSSVPQAGDPFQVTKTEKEAKFISSKRQDFKKYEDAKNVKKVTVSNLYDSIKDGGLKELKIILKADVQGSVEALRYSLEKLTNNEVRVKVIHSSVGAITETDISFAAASEATIIGFHVRPTAKAQLLADQEKVEVKKYNIIYDAINSIKSILEGMLEPDIEQQFIGFAEVRAVISIPKGGVVAGCYVSQGCIKRDAITNVMREGFQIHSGKISSLKRFKDDVKEVNAQYECGIIIDNYSDIKEGDIIEAFEIKKVKRRFNS
- the rbfA gene encoding 30S ribosome-binding factor RbfA, which codes for MEREIRKSKLESLLVQEIGNLIVTKGIKDPRVHEFLTVARVEVSKDLINAKVFICSIKEGASLDNAIKALNNAKGFIQREIVKRIRVRNTPKLNFLRDDTISKAFYVNKVIENLGFGG
- the mutS gene encoding DNA mismatch repair protein MutS; the protein is MKKELTPMMRQYLDIKVKYSDAILFFRVGSFYEMFFDDAIEGSKLLGLTLTKKDDVPMCGVPCHASKEYIKKLILLDKKVAICEQGVQSDSKGGPLEREVVEVISPGVIVDEDFLQDDINNYLVAISDYKGYCSFSYIDLSTSKLGIIFYDGNFLAKLRRDIAKYCPREIIVSENFYYQYLDKLVLDRFLVNKVPNWHLDKEIAIRTLKNHFNVLSLSALGFKEDEPYYIASFLVIDYIKNNLKNLLKNINTIYINNDSSYMFLDDVTQINLELVKNNNDLSVNYSLYSVLNECKTSMGKRLLREYILNPLIDIVAINNRLDHVEFLNNNINLSIKLRDILGNVWDIERIISRLQMKKYAKRDFLFIREALIVFFSIKELFNEYSFDYWIFNIKDESDLGEIYSLINDSISEDRDEIIKHGYNSNIDRLRELKNNASKYIDDYLNFERNFSKINNLKIKKTNIRGLFFEVTKSYYGQVPSHFIESQTLNSIKRYKTNKLIELEREINDAEDNLSILEQEVFDKIALKIVRHSILIKRLAEFYAYVDVISNFAYLAKKNEYVKPTLTNNKEIILEHARHPVVEHYMKGVGTFTKNSIMIDSEKYFCLITGPNMAGKSTYLRQTALAVLMGHIGSFVPADKAIIGVTDKIFCRIGASDNISKGESTFLVEMNETANILRNATQNSLIIMDEVGRGTSTNDGLAIACSVVEYILGCIKSRSLFATHFHELSAINHNSFVNLSMKIEKQGNELIFLREVEKKPSLNSYGIYVAQIAGIPLKVIERATVMLKSLTSRDHLYVTKFFTSNFFAINNSEEKIEEDLCYKSDLDSYLELKNIISKIDINNITPLQAMDLLREIVLKIEV
- the rimP gene encoding ribosome maturation factor RimP — protein: MVKTFDNSEIYNLIKSVTDRLGIEIIEVNFFMKKGEGRIQIVLYKDHEFGCDTLCDLHKMILLRLQSVIRYNFSLEISTPGINRNIKSDREFQIFEGKKIKLMLDNDFEEGLILKAEADSFIFKTDNKEIRVLYTDIKKAKLS